A stretch of the Archangium violaceum genome encodes the following:
- a CDS encoding glycoside hydrolase family 2 protein: protein MPFAPETERSGVGDTGFYRACWYRRTFEPPTMGPQERLVLHFGAVDHTATVWVNGSRCAHHEGGYVPFKVDITDLLHRDGPQEIVVRAEDDPADLAKPRGKQDWQLQPHSIWYPRTTGIWQTVWLERVPVTRIESLRWTPNLARWELGLEVHIEGTRPEGLRLDVRLSVGDTLLAQDSYTVVLGEVYRRIALSDPGIDDFRNELLWSPSSPTLIKARLELRDANGQLLDAVDSYTALRSVSVQGDRFVLNGRPYPLRLVLDQGYWDGTGITAPDDAALRRDVELARAMGFNGVRKHQKIEDPRYLYWADRLGLIVWEEMPSAYRFTRQSVERLTREWFEVLARDYSHPCIVAWVPLNESWGVPNLPDNAAERHYVQALFHLTRTLDPIRPVIGNDGWESVATDIIGIHDYDSDPAEIGKRYHSHEVRPHLFRRERPGGRVIILSDHPHADHPIVLSEFGGISMARGDQREWGYTQCKGPDELESRYTALLEVVRSLDLFAGFCYTQFADTYQEANGLLYSDRTPKFPLERIAEATRGPRFFSDIPMPPAPSGRPRPTTETGEPEPAGA from the coding sequence GTGCCCTTCGCTCCGGAGACGGAGCGCAGCGGCGTGGGGGACACCGGCTTCTATCGCGCGTGCTGGTACCGCCGCACCTTCGAGCCGCCCACGATGGGTCCGCAGGAGCGCCTGGTGCTGCACTTCGGGGCGGTGGACCACACGGCCACCGTCTGGGTCAACGGCTCGCGCTGCGCCCACCACGAGGGCGGCTACGTGCCCTTCAAGGTCGACATCACCGACCTGCTCCACCGCGACGGTCCCCAGGAGATCGTCGTGCGCGCGGAGGACGACCCGGCCGATCTCGCCAAGCCGCGAGGCAAGCAGGACTGGCAGCTCCAGCCCCACTCCATCTGGTACCCGCGCACCACCGGCATCTGGCAGACGGTGTGGCTCGAGCGCGTCCCCGTCACCCGTATCGAGAGCCTGCGCTGGACGCCCAACCTCGCGCGCTGGGAGCTGGGGCTCGAGGTCCACATCGAGGGGACGCGGCCCGAGGGGCTGCGGTTGGACGTGCGGCTGAGCGTGGGAGACACGCTGCTCGCCCAGGACTCGTACACGGTGGTGCTGGGCGAGGTGTACCGCCGCATCGCCCTCTCGGATCCGGGCATCGACGACTTCCGCAACGAGCTGCTGTGGAGTCCCTCCTCGCCCACGCTCATCAAAGCCCGGCTCGAGCTGCGCGACGCCAACGGCCAGTTGCTCGACGCGGTGGACAGCTACACGGCGCTGCGCTCCGTCTCGGTACAGGGCGACCGCTTCGTGCTCAACGGACGCCCCTACCCGCTGCGGCTGGTGCTCGACCAGGGCTACTGGGATGGCACCGGCATCACCGCGCCGGATGACGCGGCGCTCCGGCGCGACGTGGAGCTCGCCCGGGCCATGGGCTTCAACGGCGTGCGCAAGCACCAGAAGATCGAGGATCCGCGCTACCTCTACTGGGCGGACCGCCTGGGGCTCATCGTCTGGGAGGAGATGCCCAGCGCCTACCGCTTCACCCGCCAGTCCGTCGAGCGGCTCACGCGCGAGTGGTTCGAGGTGCTCGCGCGCGACTACAGCCACCCGTGCATCGTGGCGTGGGTGCCGCTCAACGAGTCCTGGGGCGTGCCCAACCTGCCCGACAACGCCGCCGAGCGGCACTACGTGCAGGCGCTCTTCCATCTCACCCGCACGTTGGATCCGATACGCCCGGTCATCGGCAACGACGGTTGGGAGAGCGTGGCCACCGACATCATCGGCATCCACGACTACGACTCGGACCCCGCGGAGATCGGCAAACGCTACCACTCGCACGAGGTGCGCCCGCACCTGTTCCGGCGCGAGCGCCCGGGTGGGCGGGTGATCATCCTGTCGGATCATCCTCATGCCGATCATCCCATCGTGCTCTCCGAGTTCGGCGGCATCTCGATGGCGAGGGGCGACCAGCGGGAGTGGGGCTACACCCAGTGCAAGGGGCCGGACGAACTGGAGAGCCGCTACACCGCGCTGCTCGAGGTGGTGCGCTCGCTCGATCTGTTCGCGGGCTTCTGTTACACGCAGTTCGCCGACACGTACCAGGAGGCGAACGGGCTGCTCTACTCGGACCGCACGCCCAAGTTCCCCCTGGAGCGGATAGCGGAGGCCACGCGAGGCCCGCGCTTCTTCAGCGACATTCCCATGCCCCCCGCCCCCTCCGGGAGACCCCGCCCCACGACCGAAACGGGCGAGCCCGAGCCCGCGGGGGCCTGA